In the genome of Trypanosoma brucei gambiense DAL972 chromosome 11, complete sequence, the window gagtgaagaaaagaagatgagAGGACGAActttaaaattaaaaaaaaaaaagaaactacagCAAATAACAtgcacagaagaaaaaaacgcaacTGAAAGTGCCTACGTAAATTCGCAGGATAATATAATTTCACTTGGAAACGACCCGAACATGAGCCAAACTATATGTTCTCTACAGCGTGCTGTGCAACGTATATCTATAGATCCGGAACCGCAGAGCGGTGCAAACTTAGATGAGCAACAACGAGGAAACAGTCCCTCACATGTATGTCCACCGTAAGTGGAAACACCCGGCTTGCGCGAGCCCGAGACGCCTGTTGCGCGTTTCATACGCTATTTTTCAGGTAATCGCCCGAGTATATACGATAGGTAACGCCCCTATGGTTAAATGTACAGGATACttcaaaggggggaagaagggagagaCAAGTAacgaaataacaaaaacaaaaacaaaaagtaaaacgcGCGCGAATATTGTGTTCTGCGCAGAAAACTACCGGCTCCTGCCATATGAAGCATGGATGGTACCCTTCAAATTATCATATTCCTTCTCACGTGACTCTAGAAGTTGTCGAAGCTCCCGTAGCTTCTTCTCTGCATTAAGTTTCGCCCGTCCCTCCTTTGTGGAAGAAAGTTTGTCCTCACCTAGAAGTCCATAATTAAGTGCCTTTAGGTACTCGTGGCGCTTCTTTAGGCATTTTATGGACTCTTCTTGCTGTTCATATTCAGTCCTCAGCGCGGCGGCTTCCTTTTCAGGTACATTGAAGAGCACCTGCTTCTGTAGTGCGGCGCAGCGTTCATGAAGTTGAACATCTCGCTTTTCTACAGCCCTCCACTCCTCATTCAGCTCCTTCAGCCTGTCGCGCAGAGCATGTTGTTCATTGTATTGCTTACTACGAAGATCATCTCGGACGCGCTCATCTGCCTGTGCTTCAACTATGGCGGTGGTTAGGTTTGAGTGAGCGATGCCCAATGACTCTACCTCCATGTTGATTTGCCTTACTTCTTGCAACACTGCAACAGTTTGGTTGTGCAAATCAGCTACATCTGGGTGCCTCACCATGTTTCCGCCATTAGATCTAAGTTTTGCTAACTTCCTACGAAGCGCTGCATTTTCGCGAGTGAGCCGTCGCTTTTCTGCATCAGACTCACTTTCCCCGCTCTTACCATCTGCCCTACCGGCCTGTCGTGCGCGAAGCACATCTAACCGTACACGTTCCCTCTCCAACTGCTCTGTGTACGATTTCAACTCCCTCTCCAATCTCTCTACATCTCGCTTCACCAATCCCCCTCTAAGTGCCCGCATGGCACACTAGCGGCCAAGGGGACACTCACGGCAGTGACTCAATAACAATTACGTCACCGCACAAAGTGATTCGATTGAGGGGGgggaatgggaagaaaaaataaactaaaaaaaacgaaacaccCAAGCGTTACTGTTCACAGTTGTGTTTCACGTTCCGACTTATGGCACCCAAGCAACCATGAACAGtgatttattattatttttttgtatgtgtgatagagagaaaaagaaaaaaggggagatTAGCGAAAGGAAGGCAAGAGTATATGGCAAACCATGCGGGGCGCACAGTGGAGAAGACAAAACGAGGCAAACAGAATGATATGCCCAATATTGTGCCCACACGAGGGCGAAGAAAAGCATGTAGTAACGGCTACCATGGAAATGGCAATAGAGCCATAAATTATCTATGTAAACTGAGAAAGCGGAAGAATGCGTGTAAAAATTTACACCTTGCAGAGAGCACAAATAGCGGAGAAATGCAGCCCAATCTAttgttcatatttttttttaatttatatcTTGTATTTTAGCCATTCTCCAACAACGCTGAATCCACCTATCCCCGTTATCCCAACGGACGCAGAAGGGGAAGACGACctcgcagaaaaaaaaaacgaaaaagaaaagagcagaAAGGTAAATGAATATTAGTTATCCCCGTCACCCGAGGTCCATCCCTTCACGGCATCTCCACACGCacgacacaaaaaaaaaaacacgggtCTAAGGAATAACGTGTAGACAAAAAACCGGGTGAGTAGAAGAACGAAGAGAGGTAACAAGAATAAAAGTTGCAGAGtaattcctttttccttcattttccgcGTATTAAAGTTCCTTCTTttaagagggaggaaatattcacgaaaaaaacaaaaacgcagTCAAGAGGGGAGATCGTACGtatagatatatatgtacatacatacacatatatacgtacTCATGTAAAATTACCTGTTCATGTGTTTGGATCATCGTCTTCACTGGCTAAATTGGGGGCCCTCATCGAATAAAAGACGCTACAGAGGCATCTACGAACCACAATTCAGGCATCCCCCATCACCGTCTGTGTCTGGGGGTCCGTTGAGATTAGGAGCTCCAGCATTTGAATGGTTCGCCGTCGGCTTCTCCCCAAcccgcttcctttttcctcggCCCACACTTCCGTGTACTTCCTCTTTACTTTGCTTATCCGGCTTCGGCAGTTCTTTCATTGCCTTGGGGTCGAGTGTAAATTTGATGGCATCAGCGGCAGGTTGAGAGCGTAGGTAATACATACCGGTCTTAAGGCCTTTCTTCCACGAATAGAAATGCATAGAAGTGAGTTGACTGGAGGTGGGTGTTGCCAGAAAGAGATTTAGGCTCTGGCTCTGATCGATATACCTCCCCCGGTCGGCTGCCATGTCAATCAAATCCTTCTGTCGGATCTCCCATACGACCTTGTAAAGCTCTCTGATCCGTTCCGGTATCTCCTTGATGCCGCTAACAGAGCCATTTAATGCGATAATCTTTCTTCGCATATCATCGTTCCACAATCGAAGCCGAATGAGCTCCTTTACAAGGTGTTTGTTTACAACTGGAAACTCCCCGCTTAAGACCCGGCGCACGTAGATATTGGAAGTAAAGGGTTCGATGCACTCATTGTTACCAAGGATCTGCGACGTAGATGCCGTTGGCATGGGCGCAATTAACAGCGAGTTACGCATACCGACCTTGACCACACGCTCCTTGAGGCTATCCCAGTCCCAGAGTCCGCAGTGTGAATGCACAGAGTCCTCGTTCATACCTCTTATCCTACGCTCCTCATCCCACAGATCAAACTGCAGTTTCCCTTCCGAAGCAGGGCTTCCTTTAAACGTTTCATAGGGCCCGTCCTTTTCAGCCAATTCCGTACTTGCTTCCACAGCTGCAAAGTAAATGGTCTCGAAGATTTGTCTATTCAACTTCTTTGCCTCGGGGTGTGCGAATGGCAGGGAAAGCAGTGCAAACGCATCCGCCAGTCCCTGGACACCGATACCCACAGGGCGATGCCTCAAATTACTGTATCGGGCCTCACACACTGGATAGTGGTTGCGATCAATCACCCGGTTAAGATTTCTGGTCACAACCTTTGTCACCTCCTTCAATGCAACGTAGTCAAATGCGCCATCCTTCACAAAACGCGGAAGGGCAATAGAGGCTAGGTTGCATACGGCCACCTCGTCCCTCGAAGTATACTCGACAATTTCCGTGCACAAATTTGAGCATTTTATCGTGCCGAGATTTTTCTGATTAGACTTGAAATTACATGCATCCTTGTAAAGCATAAAAGGAACCCCCGTTTCCACCTGAGACTCAAGGATAAGGAACCACAGTTCCTG includes:
- a CDS encoding ribonucleoside-diphosphate reductase large chain; protein product: MLETVKLVTKRDGSVEPYDEKVVRSRIVNLMSGIDSYYVDVDDLVRVVGEGVREGMSTSMLDELLAETAAYCVTKHPDYGLLAGRLAVTALHKTTTESVLDSFRVLHEHVSQATKRHAPLISEELWDIANKHSAALQQIINYERDFDFEYFGYKTLERSYLLRVDKGRGVMEVVERPQQMFLRVALGIHGEDLERVKETYDYMSQGFFTHATPTLFNAGTPFPQMSSCFLVAMREDSIDGIYDTLKQCAIISKSAGGIGIHMHNIRAAGSYIAGTNGTSNGLVPMLRVWNNTARYVDQGGGKRKGAFAIYLEPWHADIFGFLLLKKNTGKEDQRARDLFYGLWIPDLFMERVESHGTWTLMDPNTAPFLSDCYGQEFTDLYERYEREGRGVRTIQAQELWFLILESQVETGVPFMLYKDACNFKSNQKNLGTIKCSNLCTEIVEYTSRDEVAVCNLASIALPRFVKDGAFDYVALKEVTKVVTRNLNRVIDRNHYPVCEARYSNLRHRPVGIGVQGLADAFALLSLPFAHPEAKKLNRQIFETIYFAAVEASTELAEKDGPYETFKGSPASEGKLQFDLWDEERRIRGMNEDSVHSHCGLWDWDSLKERVVKVGMRNSLLIAPMPTASTSQILGNNECIEPFTSNIYVRRVLSGEFPVVNKHLVKELIRLRLWNDDMRRKIIALNGSVSGIKEIPERIRELYKVVWEIRQKDLIDMAADRGRYIDQSQSLNLFLATPTSSQLTSMHFYSWKKGLKTGMYYLRSQPAADAIKFTLDPKAMKELPKPDKQSKEEVHGSVGRGKRKRVGEKPTANHSNAGAPNLNGPPDTDGDGGCLNCGS